In Miniphocaeibacter halophilus, the following proteins share a genomic window:
- a CDS encoding Spy0128 family protein, translated as MRKKHKKLSLFLVIIMMINIFIPFSNIRADNNIGENVTDKITLEKTILYLLQDGNKIPIIDENGNKVEPQPEIKNGDTIKIRFEWSVSKENLKDIKNEDYFTIDLPDSNFVDMKIDEPQDLICDGEFKIGTFIIKDGKIITTFNEEVEKKIELKNGYFEIEGYLISDGDLIISTEEGEITIKVDPKTDPPGPGHGDGKNPISEDKLKFTKDGRQYQGKNKLNWHININYDQLANMIASKKITNKYNMIFEDEITDGLEIDEKSFNISTPLFVPTPEKTMSDTSITYRTVKTGEILRPNPEEKYEDFYNRIKGTSTPVIGIFDKTILIGFGSLTDEEPGNGITYDGLMDEGESLNNIIDTASDLISQEQKDYMKIVYSKEGISKGQVLAYDISFDTIVTDKATDKKYVNKATIRWNEKDEDSSEWEIEFKKAESGVESVDPGELRIKKLDNENNTISGVVFKIQKQNEEGKYIDYEPLDNGELERTTNEEGIVEFKKLEPGQYKIIEVKSPPGYGKAKYIPSEFFEIRKDDKVGVYVEVVNPIIKPAKVSIKGSKELTGRDLENNEFSFVLVNDENDEERYTGKNTGTSFSITGIKIPKAGEYTYTLTEEKGRDPDINYDEIIYKVKITASINEETNELETKIEYLNENGEAIEGLPVFNNTYIEPQPIEVEIVIEKELRGRKLKANQFSFVLEGIENTKDVRLITRNDEYGFGSFEKLEFKEEGVYKYKIFERKGKDSKIKYDDVIYELEVKVELNSDNKLVAKICLNGSETTSPVKVKFTNFYGSTTIEGNKKVENIKVE; from the coding sequence ATGAGAAAGAAACATAAAAAATTATCGTTATTTTTAGTTATTATAATGATGATAAATATTTTTATTCCTTTTAGTAACATAAGAGCTGATAATAATATTGGGGAAAATGTTACTGACAAAATAACACTTGAGAAGACTATATTGTATTTATTACAGGATGGTAATAAAATACCAATTATTGATGAAAATGGAAATAAAGTTGAACCACAACCGGAAATAAAAAATGGAGATACTATAAAGATAAGATTCGAATGGTCAGTTTCTAAAGAGAATCTAAAAGATATAAAAAATGAAGATTATTTTACAATCGATTTACCAGATTCTAATTTTGTAGATATGAAAATAGATGAGCCACAGGATTTAATTTGTGATGGTGAGTTTAAAATAGGAACTTTTATAATTAAAGATGGAAAAATAATAACGACATTTAATGAAGAAGTAGAGAAAAAAATAGAGTTAAAAAATGGTTATTTTGAAATAGAAGGTTATTTAATTAGTGATGGGGATCTTATTATTTCTACTGAAGAAGGAGAAATTACTATAAAGGTAGATCCAAAGACAGATCCACCGGGGCCGGGACATGGCGATGGAAAGAATCCAATTAGTGAAGATAAACTCAAATTTACAAAAGATGGAAGACAATATCAAGGTAAAAATAAATTAAATTGGCACATTAATATAAATTACGATCAACTTGCAAATATGATTGCCAGTAAAAAAATTACAAATAAATATAATATGATTTTTGAAGATGAAATAACGGATGGACTGGAAATAGATGAGAAAAGTTTTAATATTTCTACACCGTTATTTGTACCAACTCCGGAAAAAACAATGAGCGATACTTCTATAACTTACAGAACAGTAAAAACCGGAGAAATTCTTAGACCAAATCCTGAGGAAAAATATGAGGATTTTTACAATCGAATAAAGGGAACAAGTACTCCTGTAATAGGAATATTTGATAAAACTATATTAATAGGATTTGGTAGTTTAACAGACGAAGAACCCGGTAATGGCATTACTTATGATGGATTAATGGATGAGGGAGAGAGTCTAAATAATATAATTGACACTGCATCTGATTTAATTAGTCAGGAACAAAAAGACTATATGAAGATTGTTTATAGTAAAGAAGGTATATCAAAAGGTCAAGTTCTTGCCTATGATATTTCTTTTGACACTATTGTCACAGATAAAGCTACAGATAAAAAATATGTAAATAAAGCAACAATTAGATGGAATGAAAAAGATGAAGATTCATCAGAGTGGGAAATTGAATTTAAAAAAGCAGAATCCGGAGTAGAATCTGTAGATCCGGGAGAATTACGTATTAAAAAATTAGATAATGAAAATAATACAATTTCCGGAGTTGTTTTTAAAATACAAAAACAGAATGAGGAAGGGAAATATATAGATTATGAACCTTTAGATAACGGTGAATTAGAAAGAACTACCAATGAAGAAGGTATTGTAGAATTTAAAAAACTGGAACCGGGACAATATAAAATAATAGAAGTAAAATCTCCTCCGGGATATGGTAAGGCTAAATACATTCCTAGTGAATTCTTTGAAATAAGAAAAGATGATAAAGTAGGGGTTTACGTGGAAGTAGTAAATCCTATTATAAAACCGGCAAAAGTATCAATAAAAGGAAGTAAAGAATTAACCGGAAGAGACTTAGAGAATAATGAATTTAGCTTTGTACTAGTTAATGATGAGAACGATGAAGAACGTTACACAGGGAAAAATACAGGCACGTCCTTTAGTATAACAGGCATAAAGATACCAAAAGCCGGAGAATATACTTATACCCTAACAGAAGAAAAGGGAAGGGATCCAGATATTAACTATGACGAAATCATATACAAGGTAAAGATAACTGCAAGCATAAATGAAGAAACAAACGAACTAGAAACAAAAATTGAGTATCTGAATGAAAATGGAGAAGCTATAGAAGGTTTGCCAGTCTTTAATAACACCTATATAGAACCGCAACCAATAGAAGTCGAAATAGTCATCGAAAAAGAATTAAGAGGAAGAAAGTTAAAAGCTAACCAATTTTCATTTGTATTAGAAGGTATTGAAAATACAAAAGATGTAAGGTTAATCACAAGAAATGATGAATATGGATTTGGATCTTTTGAGAAATTAGAATTTAAAGAAGAAGGGGTTTATAAATATAAGATATTTGAGAGAAAAGGAAAAGATTCAAAAATCAAATATGATGATGTTATTTATGAACTAGAAGTTAAAGTAGAATTAAACAGCGATAATAAATTGGTAGCAAAAATATGCCTAAATGGATCTGAAACAACTAGTCCAGTTAAGGTTAAATTTACTAATTTCTATGGTAGTACCACAATAGAAGGAAACAAAAAAGTCGAGAACATTAAAGTAGAGTAA
- a CDS encoding LuxR C-terminal-related transcriptional regulator codes for MARNIYKVPEAQKDWIRRSNSINKLKKINKTKNNFAIIAPGGYGKTILAIQFLSETKGKKAWITINKKNNDISSFLKVFLNALSKILQNQKFKELLLSYKGNYSLGEVLEILQLLPNTTANYFIIVDDLHKADEEILNTLSLILKSLNNSSIIIGLIGRVTIPNLDDNVLTLSSNDLTFSNDEINELCINENKHFDYEGINKIAKLTKGQALTIKALLIGDEDLINNAILTYKDLDNYIDEIIHQSWNLEILNFVLHLIFIDEITPELAVRLTGNVNAKKILYKLHKENIFLLKIDNNTYTIHDLFIDYLVKKSTAILNNEILYKIKKISAEIYFEQEDYLSAAKLYLENRDFHSAINSLIEGSKYENHIPIEKYMKFIEKEILPLSEDDIINNYYLLFEKTWYGFLCGNSKLFNEGIQAIINIIPKIIEETPEHIQTIIFLVSLYYNMSLKDFALKVVNLINNFDFQLGNNEISVVSITHNLPYFHRSMRDYSEFYDLNNEDINIIMSSFGILVESDAHILESCLKAGIYYERNNILIAAKYALDAYGNITENTNYETVFCASMILISTLKPLGAEKQISKIYNFLENYIKKWPANNLYSNLKAMVIFREINQGNLENIKNWLDINYIPKTKNLSFCKLGLYYTIVYSYIALEEYDKAIEFGKKLNLFAKNYNRPLDQIESNILLSISYYEKHLIEESYIHLKRALNISYPYNFTRQFIKYGIHTYPILLGLINQNKIKKGQVEYVETIINNISNEYDSTILGKVDKLSPRRQMILELLNEDLTYAEIAKKTGLTFGTIKNHIGLLYKTLNVQNAQDAIEKGKMLGFLK; via the coding sequence ATGGCTAGAAATATCTATAAAGTTCCTGAAGCACAAAAAGATTGGATTCGAAGAAGTAACTCTATAAATAAGTTAAAAAAAATCAATAAAACTAAAAATAATTTTGCAATTATAGCACCTGGAGGCTATGGAAAAACCATCCTAGCTATACAATTTTTAAGTGAAACAAAAGGTAAGAAAGCTTGGATTACAATAAACAAAAAAAATAATGATATATCTTCTTTTTTAAAAGTTTTCTTAAATGCTCTATCAAAAATATTACAAAATCAAAAATTTAAAGAACTTCTACTTTCTTACAAGGGGAATTATTCCCTTGGAGAAGTTTTGGAAATACTTCAATTGCTTCCTAACACAACAGCAAACTATTTCATTATTGTTGATGATTTACATAAGGCCGATGAAGAAATACTGAATACACTTTCCTTAATACTTAAAAGTTTAAATAATAGTTCTATAATTATTGGCTTAATAGGTAGAGTAACCATTCCTAATTTAGATGATAACGTTTTAACCCTATCTTCAAATGACCTAACTTTTTCAAACGATGAAATTAATGAATTATGTATAAATGAAAATAAACACTTTGACTATGAAGGAATAAATAAAATTGCCAAACTAACTAAAGGACAGGCCCTTACAATTAAAGCCTTATTAATTGGAGATGAGGATTTAATAAATAATGCCATATTAACATATAAAGATCTGGATAATTATATTGATGAAATAATTCATCAATCTTGGAACTTGGAAATTCTTAATTTTGTTTTACATTTAATTTTCATAGATGAAATTACACCAGAACTTGCAGTCCGTTTAACCGGTAATGTTAATGCAAAAAAAATATTGTATAAATTACATAAAGAAAATATTTTTTTATTAAAAATTGATAATAATACCTATACAATACATGACTTATTTATAGATTATTTAGTAAAAAAATCAACAGCTATACTTAATAATGAAATATTGTATAAGATAAAGAAAATTTCAGCAGAAATTTACTTTGAACAAGAAGATTATCTTTCTGCAGCAAAATTATATTTAGAAAATAGGGACTTTCATAGTGCAATTAACTCTTTAATAGAAGGTAGCAAATACGAAAATCATATTCCAATAGAAAAATATATGAAATTTATAGAAAAAGAAATTCTTCCATTATCCGAAGATGATATTATTAACAACTATTATCTGCTTTTTGAAAAAACTTGGTATGGATTTTTATGTGGAAATAGTAAACTTTTTAATGAAGGGATACAAGCTATTATTAATATAATTCCTAAGATAATAGAAGAAACTCCCGAGCATATTCAAACCATTATTTTTTTAGTTAGCCTGTACTACAATATGTCCTTAAAAGATTTTGCTTTAAAAGTTGTTAATCTTATTAATAATTTTGATTTTCAGTTGGGTAATAATGAAATATCCGTTGTTTCTATAACTCATAATCTACCATATTTCCATCGTTCAATGAGAGATTATAGTGAATTTTATGACCTTAATAATGAAGATATTAATATAATAATGAGCTCCTTTGGCATTTTAGTTGAATCTGATGCTCATATATTAGAATCTTGTTTAAAAGCCGGAATATATTATGAAAGAAATAATATTTTAATAGCAGCTAAATATGCCTTAGATGCCTATGGTAATATTACAGAAAACACTAACTATGAAACTGTTTTCTGTGCTTCAATGATATTAATAAGTACACTAAAACCTTTAGGGGCAGAAAAACAAATATCAAAAATATATAATTTCCTAGAAAATTATATAAAAAAATGGCCTGCAAATAACTTATATTCTAACTTAAAAGCAATGGTAATTTTCAGAGAAATCAATCAAGGTAATTTAGAAAATATAAAAAATTGGTTAGATATTAATTATATACCTAAAACAAAAAATCTTTCTTTTTGTAAATTAGGTCTATATTATACAATTGTATATAGTTATATAGCATTGGAAGAGTATGATAAAGCTATAGAATTTGGAAAAAAACTGAATTTATTCGCAAAGAATTATAATAGACCGCTTGATCAAATTGAAAGTAATATACTCTTAAGTATATCCTATTATGAAAAACATCTAATCGAGGAGTCCTATATTCACTTAAAAAGAGCCTTGAATATTTCATATCCTTATAATTTTACAAGACAATTTATCAAATATGGAATTCATACTTACCCTATTTTACTAGGATTAATTAATCAAAATAAAATTAAGAAAGGTCAAGTTGAATATGTTGAAACAATAATTAATAATATTAGTAATGAATATGATAGTACTATTTTAGGAAAAGTTGATAAATTATCACCTAGAAGACAAATGATACTAGAATTATTAAATGAAGATTTAACCTATGCAGAAATAGCTAAAAAAACAGGCCTTACATTTGGTACAATTAAAAATCACATTGGACTTTTATATAAAACCTTAAATGTTCAAAATGCTCAAGATGCCATAGAAAAAGGTAAGATGCTTGGATTCCTGAAATAA